A window from Deltaproteobacteria bacterium encodes these proteins:
- a CDS encoding SpoIID/LytB domain-containing protein yields the protein MPEGACCFEILSFEAGQLFWKKKPVQGSLTFVGLTKIRHPEAGQKNVVGKTTIQVVRNGFEIQAEVGLENYVQSVLASELPADTHLEALKAVSVAIRTYAIKFQDRHEAQGFDLCDLTHCQVYGALVRDPIYRRATQATQHKILTYQGEPAVTLYHSVCGGMTSPNQAVFGGKPLPYLQGVDDQGACSQAENFQWQRDVYPREIQKLQALGIYFEKLKIAQASSQGRIYSFYQEDKNHQEWLASELLSLIGKNLGWALFKSTWFKWEFKGDHLMVEGKGFGHGVGLCEAGASHFAKRGWSYEKILQFYYSGTQLLKR from the coding sequence ATGCCAGAGGGGGCTTGTTGTTTTGAGATTTTATCGTTTGAGGCGGGGCAGTTGTTTTGGAAAAAGAAACCCGTGCAGGGTTCCTTGACCTTTGTAGGGTTAACCAAAATTCGGCATCCTGAAGCTGGGCAAAAAAATGTGGTGGGTAAAACAACAATTCAGGTGGTTCGAAATGGTTTTGAAATTCAAGCCGAGGTTGGTTTAGAAAATTATGTGCAAAGTGTGTTGGCTAGCGAACTGCCTGCGGATACTCACCTAGAGGCTTTGAAGGCGGTCAGTGTTGCGATTCGTACCTATGCCATTAAATTTCAAGATCGGCATGAAGCTCAAGGTTTTGATTTATGCGACCTAACCCATTGCCAGGTTTATGGGGCCTTAGTTAGAGACCCTATCTATCGTAGGGCTACTCAGGCCACCCAACATAAAATCTTAACTTATCAAGGTGAACCGGCGGTAACGCTGTATCATAGCGTGTGTGGTGGCATGACCTCCCCCAATCAAGCTGTGTTCGGTGGCAAGCCTTTGCCTTATTTGCAAGGGGTGGATGATCAAGGGGCTTGTAGCCAGGCTGAAAATTTTCAATGGCAACGGGATGTTTATCCCCGGGAAATTCAAAAATTACAAGCATTGGGGATTTATTTCGAAAAGTTAAAAATAGCTCAAGCGTCAAGTCAAGGCAGGATTTATAGTTTTTACCAAGAAGATAAAAACCACCAAGAATGGTTAGCGTCGGAGTTATTGAGTCTCATTGGCAAAAACTTGGGTTGGGCCTTGTTTAAGAGTACATGGTTTAAATGGGAATTTAAGGGGGATCATTTAATGGTAGAGGGAAAAGGTTTTGGCCACGGCGTAGGTTTGTGTGAGGCCGGGGCCAGTCATTTTGCTAAGCGCGGTTGGAGTTATGAAAAAATATTACAGTTTTATTATTCTGGTACTCAGTTGCTTAAGCGTTAG
- a CDS encoding VanW family protein — MRKFIGLTISLVILILALSYGYRPYRETLGAFTTQVVSRTPAQIHNIQLAAQNLHGLVLNSQEQFSLNQLLGNNFDEQGYVAERAYLEGQVVQEVGGGICQLASTLYNAALISGLKVLERSGHSLPVQSVPSSLDATFKLGAQDLRIQNPYPFPIKVEAYVRGHQLTVRWLGSKSSTIQTLHRQIGPGHYSSLLVLEDHERVNTRSYDFFEKGVPHGSTY; from the coding sequence ATGCGCAAGTTTATAGGGCTAACCATTAGTTTGGTCATTTTAATTTTGGCCTTAAGTTATGGGTATCGCCCTTATCGCGAAACTTTGGGGGCTTTTACCACGCAAGTGGTAAGCCGAACCCCTGCGCAAATTCATAACATTCAATTGGCAGCTCAAAACTTGCATGGGTTAGTTTTAAATTCCCAAGAACAATTTTCTTTGAATCAATTACTGGGGAATAATTTTGATGAGCAAGGTTATGTTGCCGAACGTGCTTATTTAGAGGGCCAAGTCGTGCAAGAAGTGGGTGGTGGTATTTGTCAACTGGCAAGCACCCTTTATAACGCAGCCCTCATATCAGGGTTAAAAGTTTTAGAACGTTCGGGGCACAGTTTGCCCGTGCAATCCGTCCCCAGTTCGCTCGATGCCACGTTTAAATTGGGGGCGCAGGATTTGCGTATTCAAAATCCCTATCCCTTTCCTATCAAAGTGGAGGCCTATGTTAGGGGGCATCAACTCACGGTGCGTTGGTTGGGGAGTAAAAGTTCAACGATTCAAACCCTCCATCGGCAGATAGGCCCTGGGCATTATTCTAGTTTACTGGTTTTAGAAGATCATGAGCGAGTCAATACTCGTAGCTACGATTTTTTTGAAAAAGGAGTTCCCCATGGATCAACCTATTAA
- a CDS encoding carboxypeptidase regulatory-like domain-containing protein, with protein sequence MRWPMRGEHLRKIVFFLWLAVVASLYLYQEKPTGLLAGKVVDAQGNPIAGALITLQHYPRQFKTRTTQDGHFKFAVPVGQYSSLYVKQKGYQQHYEYKAFRVVEGQIIGDLKFSLEKLAPSLSLYLANNIRTPRQKVSMDLSGAYVGKVYFSLYQIEVGEFLAKSQTSLSELESLPLKVDTPGAHKIKDWEYEIAKADQPEFSNKIWPEIPEKGLFILRAEADSLDRTKVLSAQSLVNRTELGAVLKRDDQQMLVYVSHFQSKQPVAGAEVLLVQNNHELKKFSTDAQGLSKIPLNQLASELVEGSLPVVIHHGDYWAFQYVGAPGGYYDEGEEEEPLVIDGKTYQPEVFLYTERPVYRPAQTVYFKGIARYRGMEGTFRVPDPSDTIEVTVADLNGDPLLEETFHINELGSFSGQITLEEEPPLGFYTVSAEYKGKEFREGFEVQEYRKPEFKVEVVPQQTDYFGGDKVRLQINSTYYFGAAALSTLQYSVFLNDYSSQWEDGGGDGYGEVVAEGEIETDAKGQATVEFTAKKAPFHKQYSVSVTATDSTNRQVDTSFDFSVWAADLKIKGQPKSYVYYVDQPIDLELMVSDLKDKPLAKLLNVVVERESYNAEAGTYGHVSKAKFQVQTNGEGKATHPFTVSQAGYYRLNIQGEDDQGRKLIQFAYVWVTGKGKEEPEPFQLEKAISITCDKEKYQPTDKALCVLVSPIANLPVLVTLEGGKLHRAWVERIDGYSKTLEIPLSRDYLPNVAVLVTAIGDKALYEDRTELSINPDEKLLKVDIHSDKLEYKPGEAVAYEVRLTDLQGKPVVGEVSLGVVDESIYALRSDSTDIIQHFYGNRYNRVVTTHTFSGYLEAGLDKFDADKARKNFQDTAFWVPTVKTDVDGKAQVSVNLPDNLTTWRATVIAHDTNTLVGQNTQKILAKKPIIVRLATPRFYIEGDQGWVRAVIHNYTDTAQELRLAYDLKGMEWVNPGQRKEQITIPPQGQVDMDLQVLAKQVGEASLGVQAKNAALEDAVLLKVPVLPYGIPEHQYFHLKVPGAGEADITGEAIGQASVKFNVPRATDPNKGSLSLTLDGHYIVSMLGGISYLIDYPYGCVEQTMSRLLPSIYASSIDSKFNLLDDKLKLKLEKVIKKGLRRIYTFQHYDGGWGWWKNDPNDPYMTAYALYGLLKAKKAGYEIKPEVLTRGREALKKLWSADYQAQYGTRSRFASDRLYMHYVLRLAGEKMPLLSQDYAKSPNFISKIYAAHVYQLEARKKLSQESIANAAHQLICKQGECSYYYEYTRAGKIHRYYSFREMALLLMAMVNTNYPDKTIKDSLVQFLLSHREGNYWRSTLDTAHMVYALYTLAQSELPPQPRLMATLSLNDKELLKLDNPGVHLQKKFEKIALQVPANQLKVANKNPQPLYISGDIKYFVKGGGLAASDQGINLVRNYFRYDNDKQTWVLLASGDKVHVGDHIAVDITFFMNQDGHKLILEDPLPAGFEVVTDSDLLGNYGWYSDMMVRDEKIALFIYYYDYDAKAPQKTVRYILRPERAGEYHILPTQGQAMYDPEVRGTGNEFLIKVE encoded by the coding sequence GTGCGTTGGCCAATGCGGGGAGAACATTTAAGAAAGATAGTCTTTTTCTTATGGCTGGCTGTTGTCGCTAGTCTTTATCTTTATCAAGAAAAACCTACTGGTCTTTTAGCAGGCAAGGTTGTTGATGCTCAAGGCAATCCCATTGCTGGGGCCCTCATCACCCTTCAGCATTATCCTCGACAGTTCAAAACGCGCACCACCCAAGATGGTCATTTTAAATTTGCAGTCCCCGTAGGGCAATATTCTAGCCTTTATGTCAAACAAAAGGGCTATCAACAGCATTACGAATACAAAGCTTTTAGGGTAGTAGAAGGGCAAATCATTGGTGACTTAAAGTTTTCTTTGGAAAAATTAGCGCCCAGCCTTTCGCTTTATTTGGCCAACAATATTCGTACCCCTCGGCAAAAAGTGTCGATGGATCTCTCGGGTGCCTATGTGGGCAAGGTTTATTTTAGCCTTTATCAAATAGAGGTAGGGGAATTTTTAGCAAAATCTCAAACTTCTTTGAGTGAATTAGAATCGCTTCCATTAAAAGTTGATACACCGGGGGCTCATAAGATCAAAGATTGGGAATACGAAATTGCCAAGGCCGATCAACCCGAATTTTCAAATAAAATTTGGCCCGAGATTCCAGAAAAGGGTCTTTTCATTCTGCGAGCCGAGGCTGATTCTTTAGATCGCACCAAGGTGTTATCGGCGCAAAGTTTGGTTAATCGCACCGAGCTAGGGGCGGTGCTGAAACGCGATGATCAGCAAATGTTGGTTTATGTTTCCCATTTTCAGAGCAAACAGCCGGTAGCTGGGGCAGAAGTTTTGTTGGTGCAAAATAATCATGAGCTAAAGAAATTTTCTACCGATGCCCAAGGGTTATCTAAAATTCCCCTTAACCAATTAGCTTCAGAATTAGTTGAAGGCAGCCTTCCGGTTGTCATTCATCACGGTGACTATTGGGCGTTTCAATATGTAGGCGCGCCGGGTGGTTATTACGATGAAGGTGAGGAAGAAGAACCGTTAGTTATTGATGGCAAGACCTATCAGCCTGAGGTTTTTCTTTACACCGAACGCCCCGTTTATCGCCCTGCCCAAACCGTTTATTTTAAGGGGATTGCCCGCTATCGAGGTATGGAAGGCACTTTCCGGGTTCCCGACCCAAGTGATACCATCGAGGTAACGGTTGCTGATCTTAACGGCGATCCCTTACTCGAAGAAACCTTTCATATAAACGAGTTGGGGAGTTTTTCGGGCCAAATTACCTTAGAAGAAGAACCTCCCTTGGGTTTTTACACGGTGAGTGCTGAATACAAAGGTAAAGAATTCAGGGAAGGATTTGAAGTGCAAGAATATCGTAAACCTGAATTTAAAGTTGAGGTGGTTCCCCAGCAAACCGATTATTTTGGGGGCGACAAAGTTCGTTTGCAGATTAATAGCACCTATTATTTCGGGGCCGCAGCCCTTAGCACCCTTCAATATTCGGTTTTCTTAAATGATTATAGTAGCCAATGGGAAGATGGGGGTGGTGATGGATATGGGGAGGTGGTGGCAGAAGGTGAGATCGAGACCGATGCCAAGGGTCAAGCCACGGTAGAATTTACGGCTAAAAAAGCCCCCTTTCATAAACAATATTCTGTGTCGGTGACCGCTACCGATTCTACCAATCGTCAGGTTGATACGTCGTTTGATTTTTCGGTTTGGGCCGCTGACCTTAAAATTAAGGGGCAACCTAAGTCTTATGTTTATTATGTCGACCAACCCATTGATTTAGAATTGATGGTTTCTGATTTGAAAGACAAACCGCTGGCTAAACTTCTCAATGTGGTTGTGGAAAGAGAGAGTTACAATGCCGAAGCGGGTACCTATGGTCACGTCTCCAAGGCAAAATTTCAAGTGCAGACCAATGGTGAAGGTAAGGCCACGCATCCCTTTACAGTAAGTCAGGCGGGTTATTATCGCTTGAATATTCAGGGCGAAGATGACCAGGGCCGTAAACTCATACAGTTTGCTTACGTGTGGGTGACAGGTAAGGGCAAAGAAGAACCCGAGCCTTTCCAATTAGAAAAAGCCATTTCGATCACCTGTGATAAAGAAAAATATCAACCCACCGATAAAGCCTTGTGTGTATTGGTAAGCCCCATTGCCAATCTGCCGGTGCTAGTTACTTTAGAAGGGGGCAAGCTGCATCGTGCCTGGGTTGAACGCATCGATGGTTATTCGAAAACTTTAGAAATCCCTCTGTCGCGGGATTATCTTCCTAATGTTGCCGTGTTGGTTACAGCCATTGGCGACAAGGCCCTTTATGAAGATCGAACCGAGTTGAGTATCAACCCCGATGAAAAATTGCTGAAGGTCGATATTCATTCCGACAAGTTAGAATATAAGCCAGGCGAAGCGGTGGCCTACGAAGTGCGGTTGACCGATCTACAGGGTAAACCGGTGGTGGGCGAAGTTTCTTTGGGGGTGGTGGATGAATCGATTTACGCCCTGCGCTCCGATTCGACCGACATCATCCAACATTTTTATGGCAATCGGTATAACCGTGTGGTGACCACCCATACTTTCTCAGGTTATTTAGAAGCAGGGCTCGATAAATTCGACGCTGACAAGGCGAGAAAAAATTTCCAAGACACAGCCTTTTGGGTTCCAACCGTTAAGACAGATGTAGACGGCAAAGCTCAGGTGAGTGTTAACCTGCCCGACAATCTTACCACCTGGCGCGCCACCGTTATAGCCCACGATACCAACACTTTGGTGGGGCAAAACACCCAGAAAATTTTGGCCAAAAAACCCATTATTGTCAGGCTTGCCACACCGCGTTTTTATATCGAGGGCGATCAGGGTTGGGTGCGAGCGGTGATTCACAATTACACCGACACAGCTCAAGAATTGCGACTGGCCTATGATTTAAAAGGCATGGAGTGGGTGAACCCTGGCCAACGCAAGGAACAAATTACCATTCCTCCACAAGGCCAAGTCGATATGGATTTGCAAGTGTTGGCCAAACAGGTTGGCGAAGCAAGCCTAGGGGTTCAAGCTAAAAATGCAGCCCTCGAAGATGCCGTATTGCTCAAAGTGCCAGTTTTGCCCTATGGCATTCCCGAGCATCAATATTTTCATTTGAAGGTGCCAGGTGCTGGTGAAGCGGATATTACGGGTGAGGCCATAGGTCAGGCGAGTGTAAAATTTAATGTGCCCCGTGCGACCGATCCTAACAAAGGTAGCCTAAGCTTAACCTTAGATGGCCATTACATCGTTTCAATGTTGGGTGGCATTAGTTACTTAATCGATTACCCCTATGGTTGTGTTGAACAAACCATGAGCCGCCTTTTGCCTAGTATTTACGCTTCGTCAATCGATAGTAAATTTAACCTATTAGACGATAAACTTAAATTAAAACTTGAAAAAGTTATTAAGAAGGGTTTGCGCCGCATTTACACCTTCCAACATTATGACGGCGGCTGGGGCTGGTGGAAAAATGACCCCAACGATCCCTACATGACGGCCTATGCCCTCTATGGTTTATTAAAGGCCAAGAAGGCGGGTTATGAAATTAAGCCTGAGGTGTTAACCCGTGGGCGAGAGGCTTTGAAAAAATTGTGGTCTGCCGATTACCAAGCGCAATATGGTACGCGCAGTCGTTTTGCGAGCGATCGACTTTATATGCATTATGTGTTGCGCTTAGCCGGCGAAAAAATGCCACTGCTTTCGCAAGATTATGCCAAGTCACCCAATTTTATCAGTAAAATTTATGCGGCTCATGTTTACCAATTAGAGGCCCGTAAAAAATTAAGCCAGGAAAGTATTGCCAATGCGGCTCATCAACTTATTTGTAAACAAGGCGAGTGTTCTTATTATTATGAATACACCCGGGCTGGAAAAATTCATCGTTATTATTCCTTCCGAGAAATGGCCTTATTGCTTATGGCCATGGTGAATACGAATTATCCTGATAAAACGATTAAAGATAGTCTGGTGCAATTTTTGTTGTCGCATCGCGAAGGTAATTATTGGCGCTCAACATTAGATACCGCACACATGGTTTATGCCTTGTATACCTTGGCGCAAAGTGAATTGCCCCCTCAGCCGCGGTTGATGGCCACGCTTAGTCTTAACGATAAAGAATTATTAAAGCTCGATAACCCTGGTGTTCATTTACAAAAGAAATTTGAAAAAATTGCCTTACAAGTTCCGGCTAATCAGTTGAAGGTTGCAAATAAGAATCCGCAACCGCTTTATATTAGTGGCGATATAAAATATTTTGTTAAAGGCGGTGGTTTGGCAGCCAGTGACCAAGGCATCAACCTGGTTCGAAATTATTTTCGCTATGATAATGACAAACAAACCTGGGTTTTATTGGCCAGTGGCGATAAGGTGCACGTGGGCGATCATATTGCAGTGGATATCACTTTTTTCATGAATCAAGATGGCCACAAATTAATCTTAGAAGATCCACTGCCGGCGGGTTTCGAAGTCGTGACCGATTCAGATTTATTAGGCAATTATGGTTGGTATTCTGACATGATGGTACGCGATGAAAAAATCGCCCTGTTTATTTATTACTATGATTACGATGCCAAAGCGCCACAAAAAACGGTGCGTTATATTCTTCGCCCCGAGCGTGCAGGTGAGTACCATATCCTCCCCACCCAGGGGCAAGCTATGTATGACCCCGAGGTGCGGGGTACGGGTAATGAATTTTTAATTAAGGTGGAATAA